The nucleotide sequence AGTTTTTCTTCTGGCACCTCTAAGTAAGTAATTTTCAGCCTTATAGCTGGCTAATGTAAGAAAAGGTGAGGCAGACACGCAACATTGGATAATTACCAAGAATACTAAAAATCATTAAAAGAGGAATcatttaaagaaatttaatttaatttcacatATATTTTGCAAAGCACAATTAATAGGTTTTTGCTCAGACATACAACGTTTTCCACATAATAACTATTGCAATACATTGTGAAAAATCTTGACCTTTATCAATAAATCACTCACTTTAACTATACAGGTTTAATCGATAAACGTATGACTCAATGTTTACTAATAAGATGTAATTTGTAGCGGTTTGATTGCAAATATTCAGTCAATTAATCCAAGATATGCTAAGTAGAACTTTAGCTCACAAAATCTAGCTTGGAGTAAAGAAGAGAAAGGTGCAAATTACCAGATAAAAAAGCTATTACTATAATTTACTAAATCACTTAATTTGCAAGTAAGATCTTTATACGTACTACATTTCATTAGGGCCTACAAATATGCACCAAGAtttatttaagccccaaaGTATGCAATAAGTTTCTTCAAAATATTGCGCAACAACATGATATTGAAAAGTAATCCGATAGTTGAACAATGCACTTGAATGATTTCTTGGAAGCAAATAAAGAACATGATTTTTTAGAACTGATATTTATTGACCACAAAAAGATACATATTTTCATGATGAACATTTAAGATTGCAAACACGTATAACTACTTACACGATACTTTTCCCCCTTTTAATGCATTCTTATTACGTTctcgtatttatttattaatacaaaaatttcTCATGAATCAATGATAAAGCTGACGATTCTGCGAAGCCGCTTTATATCAGACATCTGCTAGAAATGGCCAAGAGTCAACATATTATCAAGATAAGTTCAAGGTTTTCTGGGAGAACGACATCAACTTTTGTGACCATAAACCACTTAACAAAAAATATCCATTCATTGCATTGAAGAACGACTGCGTCAGATGCCGGTTACATGGCAAATATTTGCAGTGTGCGATTGCAAGCTGCGGTTTTTTGTCCGGGGTTCTCGGAAATACCAATTGAGTCACCGTCTTTCCCAACGGCTTAGCACGCTTCAAGGCGGAGACTCGGTGGCCAATTAAAGCGATTTCGATCTGTGACTCCCATGACGCGTGCGCCGACGGAACTGACGTGCTCCGGCACCCGTTCCGAATAGCAAATGTATTAGATGGACTAATAGTAGTGGTGCCGAGAGCAGGTGGCCTCATAGAGCTTTGATGGGGAGCTTTGGGCCCGCTTCACTTTTACTTTCAGCGACAACAGGTGTTAGCCAAGGCCCGACTTGGCCGACCGAGGAAAGCCCTACAAGTGACGGGTTTACCCCTGAAAGAGAAGGTAGTGGTGATGCATTTGGTAAAATAAATTCGGGTTTTTTGTGTTTGGGTAAATTATTTCAAATATAACCGTATGAGGTATAAGACATATTAAACTTGAATCACAATTAGAACTTTTTTGTAAAGTAAATTCTcttctttttaatatttgtatgtTCCCAAAATACAACGGCGATTATAAATGTGAGTGTTATAAACTCAATGGAAAATGGATTTTTATAAGCCCCTATGAAACTCTTACACCGAAAAACAAAGACtactttttgaaataaaaagtcTGAGAGAGATAGTACAGTTCCACTTTCCTAGAACGAAAGAATTTAATTACCATTTTAATTACCAGAAAATGTCAATAATGTCAATGTGGTGTTCAAAAACAAATGTACAGATAGAAAGATGTTAAATTGTGGTCGTTTAGGAGGAATCTTGTGTatattttatacatatataataaatttttctTATTCAAACAATTCAAACATTTCGTTTACTATCAAATGTCTGACTTTTGCAGCGGAACAAACACTGATAGCGTTGTTTTAGAAAGCTGTAAGCTAAGCATCCAAAACATTATTGTGTGGTTGCTCAATTTACTTTAATACTTAATAATAAAACAGTAAAATGAAAATGCTATCAGTCTGCCGGAAATATAAAATTCCtactttaaaattttagaacCTTATTTTGACTTAATTGATAATTTGCTTGTTAAATGTCAAAAATGTCAGAACAAAATTATATCTGTTTTTTTAGTCCAAAATACTTTAATACTTAATATTAAAACAGTGGAGGAAATATAAAATTTCagctttaaaattttaaaaacattatttcGACTTAATTGATAACATAATACGATTTGCTTGCTACATGTCAAAAACGTCATAACaaaattgtatttgtttttttaatgcaaaaaaaaatctttatacAAATGAaagttaaaccaattttttagattaaacaaaaaatatgaaaaaaaaaaaaatcgttagaaagcaaaaaatttcaaaaaaatataaaaaacggTTGATGCCTTATATCCAAGAtccaaatttattttaatatttttgtaacatATTTTATATCATATTACAGTTTATTGAGCAACGTTTTTGTGCAAGTGTTAAATGATTCAGATTGTTGAAGATCATCgcttataataatgataataatgACTTTTAGACAAGATGCAATCTAATTTCATATTTATCTAACATTTCTTACTTCCTAAGTCAGTTTCCTGAGCAAGGTTTTTTTGCCAGTGTAGGATGATTCAGGCTCTTAAAGTTTTTCGTGAAGCAGGGGCAATTAGTAGCGCAGCGCATAAGGCAAGTCAGCTGTGATAAAGTCCGCTGGCTCTTCTCCAGCCGTCCCGCTCCCCCGATCGACGTCTCTCTCGCTCCAACCCGTCCCGCTCCCTGCCTCCCGTCTCGCTCTCTCGCGGCGCCCTCTCCCGCTCGCACTCTCGCAAGCTCCGCTTAAACCTGCACTTGTCAATTGTTTGGGGAGCTGGCAGAGTCGGTCTCTTGGGGCCCCTGGGTTCCGCTTTTCAGTTGCCTTCCAGACGAGCGCTCTCGCTGTCGTGTGTTCTCGATCGCGAGAAATCGAACCAGAAGTCGCATTCAGATAATACCTCTGGATCTCCCCGATATATGGAGATATGGTGAAACTCTGCGATCCGATCGGAAAATCCCAGCGCGCGTCTCTATACGACTTAAGATCAGTGGCAGATCCACAGATGGTTTGAGGTCCATAAAAGCGCAGGCCTCTCGCGATTTTCGTGTCACTCAAAGCCGGTCCTCAGAACCGAAAAGTTCAAGACCAAGACTTGGGACTACCCACTTGGATAAGCAAAAACATCCAATATTATAAAccgaattaaaatcaaaatcaagGGCTTTCATCGGCACCCCATCCGAAAACGGTTCCACTAAAGCGGCGAGAGCGAAACTAAAGTGAAAAGCAAACCGACTAATTGaagtgtctgtctgtgtctcgCAAACGTGCAAAGGAAACAAACAAAACGGAATAGGCAACATATCACAAAGAGCCCCgcacaaaatatttataaataaatacccACCGACGACAACTACGGCAACAGTAACATCAGCTACCAATATAAAAGCCCGGCATTAACATTTAGTCGTGCCAGTTTGTTTATTCTTTATATACGCAAAGCCCATAAAAAACTCAGATCAACAATAATatatcaacaacaacaacggcggTATAAAAAACAAAGTTGTAGCAATAAGAAAATTGGTATAAGCCTCTACCGATCCGTCAATCTCCTGCTGTATTTTAATCCCCGACGCAGACGGTCACCGTCCATAGAACATTTCTAACTAAATACCCACCTGATTAGCCTcaagatgatgatgatgacgccTATGTGGGTAACGCTGCTCAAAGTCCTGGTGGTATTTCTCGCCCTATTTACCTCGGTGAGCaattcttttcaaattttataACAGTCGAACCTTTATAACTCTAACATTACAATGTCAGTTCAATAttattttggaaaaattttgatatcaaaattttttggtaCTACCATTTCTTCAGAATGGAAGAATATGCTATAAAGTTTTAGTGTCCTaactaaaaaaacaaaagttgATTTTTTTATGTTACCCCAACTCTAGATAACTTGATTTTTTTCTGGGACAGGTGGTCGTTCCAGTTATGAAAGTTCGACTGTATTACTGTTGTTTTAGTGTTATCTTAATGTCTGCTTAACATAACTCTCATCGCATTGCAATATACTTCGGGCTTGGGCTATTACCTAATAAATCTCATCTTCGTTATAAGTAACTTTTGATTTTCCGTATATGTTATAGCATTTCCATAAGCCGAAGGGCATTTTCAAGTTTATATTTAGTCAGAGGCTGGAAACCTGTTAGCATTGCCAACTAGAAGTTATGTGCAATTTTCATTCTCTATATATTATAAATGCATATCATAGGCATTGCaataatattaattgacaTCAATAATGCCAGACGTTCTGCACACGACTTGTGAGGTAATTAACTGCCGACAAAAGGGATGATCATCGCTGTgagaaaatcaattaaattgaaataatGACATAGAATGTTAGGAAATTCGTTTTGAAAAGCGCCCCTAACTTTGTCTTCCAGGTTTTCCGTGAATTCCACACCGAACCGGTTCCAAAGATCGCTTTAAGTTCTGGCTAAGTTCCAATGGGTTCATGGAAAACCTAAAACAGTGATGGAAATATTATCTAATGTTTGTTTTACTTAGTTGCCTCAAACCAAAACGCTGATGAACGCGTTTAAAAAAAGGTTGATTGCTAACAGCTTGACAAGATTGGGAAAAACATTTTAGAGAAATAGTGACAGTTCTCAGGCAATAAAGTTCATGTGGGGTGGAACCTAAGATCGGGTTTTTTATCGGCCGGTTCTAATTTTGTTTTGGGGTAAAATCTTTCTAGAAAGTTAAAAGAGAAGAATGAGGAATAATAAAATGCCTTTATGGAAGTGTGCCATACACGAGATTAGAGACCATTATCGAGGTTTTGTTATACAAcagcttttttatttttaaatacttttcttTGTGTGCGTTGATAAAGTTGAGGACTTGTCaagctattttttttaaagcctTGATATTGTCGAAACATTAACTTATAATATTGctgttaaatttaaattgagaTCCGCTTGTACATTTCATTGGTctgttattattataatttcgGTCTGACATTCTCGCATGCTTCTGCTGATAACCAAATCGTATTCGATACGCCCCTTAAAGAATTCGGTTTGAGGTTGCAAAGTTAATTTTTGGGGAACACTCCGGATCCGCTGGAATTGTAAATTGAGATTTGGGAGATTGTACCTTATGGTTCAGGTCCTAACTCAACGTGACTAGGGAACCGTTGTCGAGCGAAAAACTGCGCTTGCCCGGAAAACAGCTGTTCAAACTTTTAAAATACGCAAATGTAGTGCCGACTATGAAGAGAGAGGCAAAATTAAGCGACCAACACCGACCCACGAATTTATACTACGTTGTCTTGGCAATGTTGATGAACCGCAAACAAAACTCTCACCTGTATCTTTCAGATAGTTTATATCAATATCGAAATAATGAAGCGTCAAGAAGCCGAGTTGAAGGCAGCGAAAGCAGAGGCAGACTATAAGGCCCTTTTGGCTTGCACGATGAAATCGGAGTCCGGAAGGTCAGGATGTTACCATTTGCAGGTGTGAGAACAGAGTCCCAGGGTGTCCTAGTCTTCGTATCCCAATACCAATACCCAAAATCCCAAAATCAATATGTGTCTGTGTGGTCAAAATTTCTGAACCGAGACTAAAGTCTTGTCTTTTTATTTCGCCATTTTCGCTACAGTACGAGGCCAAGGATTATGATGGTATCATCAAAGACCTATTTAAAATAACCAATGATGAAGGAGTTGTACTTTTTAATGTAAGTGTACCTGCACTTGGCTTAAGCATAGATCTTTGAAAATTCGCCTTTGACAGCCATAAAGCACGGGGagttttaaaattcaaattaccAAAAGGGTTATTTAAATTGGAATCCTGATTGatatttaactttattataatCTGGTTGTAGATTtagattaaaatattttttcatggAGAGCTAAATTAAAGGCGATTCACAGCTTCAAAGGCGAATTAGCGCTGCTTTCCCTTATATCTATATCGTCCATCTATTGCATCCCCATTTCATTGCTCATTCCATATATTGTTGGTTTGTTGGTTTGTGTTGTCTTTGTGCTTTTTTATGCCAATCGGATGAAGAGTAACACAAGCGAATTTTACCCGTACAGACAACGACCACGGACAGTGCATCCTTCATGCCCATACCCACCCAGCGGGGCGGTACGTCCCAGAGTCCGAATCGCAATCAGAAACACAATCAGAATCAGTCCCCGATCCCCGATCCGAACCGCCATTACCATCAGTATCACAGCCTGAGCCAGTCAGATCAAGATCAATACTTCAAAGTGCAGCGCTCCCCGGACGGCAAGCTGAATCTGGTCTTTAACGATACGTTCGTCTCTTTGCAGAATGTGAGTGCCGAGGTGCAGTCGGACCAGCCCCAGCATCTCCAGCGACACCCATCGGACAGTAAGTACCTCTCTTTATACATAGATTCTCAGTTACATTCGATACTATACTAACATGATATACAACTAACAACTAAATCGATCCCATACTCACTGGCCAACTGCCTTTGGCGCTTGCCTAATTTTAGCCTTTGTCTTCCCCGATTCCCCCCTAGCCACCTATCGGCCGCCCCTGACACCACCTCAGCCCCTGGTCAATGCCACCAATAGACTGAAGCCCTGCCGAAACAATAGCAGCGATCAGTTGAAGACCTTTTGCACGGAAGTGGACGACTATCCCAATTTGTCAAAGTTCAAAGTCAAGCTGGAGCAAACGTACGCCAAGTTCTTCATGAACAATGCCCAACCCACGGATGTGAGCTCCCGCGTGGGTGGGGACCCCGACGAGATGTACCTCTGCAAGAGCAACAGGAGGCTTATTTTTCCGAAGAAGGGCCAAAAGTCGGACAACACCTGGCAGTTGATCGTCAATGATGAGGAATACAAGCAGGGCATACAGATCGAAGAGTGCGAGTAAGTTGGATTTGCAAAATATTCATACCATTTTATTGTTTGTGGTTATTCATCTAAAATTTATTAAGCAAGAAAGGGTGTGACTTGccaaatcaaataaataaattttataagaATTTAAATGACAGATGTAAGAGTTATTGATTAATAACCTCAAGCataaattgtaaatttatCAAGAACTTCACATAATCCGATACTTTTTTTCCAGGGGAGATGGTAAACCCTGTGATTTTGCCAGCAACTTTCCGCAGCACTATCGTCCGATCTGCAAGCAGCACTACATACAGCAGACCCTGGTCAGTATTCAGGGTGACGACGTGGGTCAGGGGTCCTTTAAGATCCCATCCTGCTGCAAGTGCGCCCTGAAAATCCTGTGAATCTGCAGACTGGGAGTTCTCCAGTCGATTGTTGCGTAAATGTGATTTTGAGGTAAGACCACAATTTATTTGTACATGGAATTTGAAAAGGGGACAAGAACTGAAAACGACTAATTGGATCCTTGGGACCCGCAACGCATCACTTGACCAACTTGCGCAGGGTCCAGCCGACGGCGTAGAATCCCACCAGTTTCAGGGCCATGCCCTTGCCTTCGGCCTTCACCAGGCACTTGAACTTGTTCTCAAAATTTCCAACAGCGCGATCCATCGATGATATCAGCAAACAATTGTTGGCTcaacaaaaaatgttaaaatgtttattttttgaagaTAACTTTTTCAACGAATTCAAATATATTCAAGAGCGTTTGCTGTGATCGGAACAGACTGATTTTTAAGACTAAGACTGCAAGACAAACGATTCTCAACTGCTTTCGCCACTGGCCCCCTGACAACTAGATCTCAAAAATGCTTAATTCTTTTTATCTCTTCTCTTTGCAGCCTCAAGTTGCACCCATCACATAGAATGGCAGGCCAAACTATCCAGGGGTCGTTGAATTATTTTATAATCTGTACTTTTGTAGTTCCCCCACGCGCAcacaaaatacatttgtaaTCTGCTCTCGAGTGCAGAATCCACACATAGACTAATGTGCATATTAATTAAGAATTTAAAATCGAGTCACTGTAAACATATTCGTGTCATATATTCGTTTTTGGCTTCCTCGTCTAATGTCTAAGCTAGAAATGCATGCAATTAATTAGTCCTAGTATAtaaaaataccaacaaaaaaagaaaaaactaTCCATAAAATGTATGTTAAAGAAAGATAatgtaaaataaatgtatgcaaGTACATGACAGCAAAGTAAAGTTCTTTGAACCCATCGGCGAGTACCTGGTGGAcaatttatttgcttattaACCATAATTCGGTCCGCCCCGCAGCACAAACCAATTACACCCTAGTGAGTGTAAACACGTTCCCAGGGGTGGCTTTTCTTTTACCTTTCATCGGCATAAGGATAACATGCACCGCCTGCTTTGGCTTTGCTTTCGGTTTTGGAGTTCCAGAGTTGGCAGCGGGGCGTATGCGCGATGTGTCTTGGCACATGTAGAAATCAATACTATTTATCGATTCCAAAGACACAATAAACTATGTCAAAGTTACGGGCGAACAATGCGAATGCTTGTGGATTCCCTTTCGAATTCATTGTGGGCGGGCAAAGTGCCACCATTTAATTACTATTATTAGGTATCCATCCCGTTTGGGCAAAAACCAGTGTCGTGTCCTGGCCGATTGGGCACTGCCCAGGGTCATCAATCATGCACTTCCCCAATAGCCCCAACACCCGAGTCCATATCAATTAGCAAATATTCCTATATCCTCCCCAGTGgataatatatatatgcattGAGAGTTTGGGGTGCCCTTTGAAATGTACTTTTCCTCATTACGCCACTGGCTTTGGTCCGTGGATCGTGGTCACTTGACGTCCCTTCGTGTTCTGTACTGATTCACTGTGTAAAGAGATAGAACTTTGTAATCGAAGAAGACATACCTCGGTCATAAGGGGTATTTGTCATGCAGTAAATGCAGAACTTGTGCCTAACAAAGGATTACGCATTTTCTGTGACTCAAGGGGCCTTTAGATATGGTGGCTAAATCATTCAAAGAAAGGATTTTTATAATGTTTGTCACATTCCACGACAAAGGTGcttaaaaatatacatttaacACATAGTCATTAGGGaagtaatattttaaagttagatattaaatctttaaaatcaCTTATACAAGATAATACCAAGATAGTTCCTTTAATGAATGCGCTTccttgaattttattttatagttGTGTAGTTCTGACCAGACTTCTGACTGCTATACCATTTTGTAGGACCAATATACCCGAACCTTGAGAGATACGATGGAACAAACAACAATATGGACAACATGCAGGACAGTCAGACAGTGTCGGCGTTTTTCGGTGGGAACGGAAGGGAATTGGGCGAGTGGGTCGCTGTCGCTGCTATGGGGCTCGTAATTGCCGCAGCACATTTGCATGGCCGAAGGAGTTAATGGGGGTTGCCTGATTTGTTTGTTGGTAGTATTATTGCTATTGCCAGCTATGCCAGCCGTATTGTTGTTATTCGGTTGCTGGCGCAGGTGTATATCGGTGCCGTATAAATACGTTCTGTTGACGACGCCCGGGCTCCAATACGCCGGTAGTCGCTGCTTCAGACCAGTCGCAACAGACCCGCTGCACTGGCTCCACTTCGAGTCGATTTTTCCAGAGTTCTCCAGCTTTCGTTTGGGCCTCACATAATGCCAAATTATGCAACTGCCTGCTGTTGGCAGTGGGATTGagaatacaaaattaaaacattccGTGTAATGAGCCAGCGATAAACTGTTTTGCTGTTCCCACTTGCTCCCGAACTGTTCCCTGCGTCAGTCAGCAACATGTGGGCGCTGTGACGTGCATTCGGATGAGGCTTATCCCCCCGTTTAAGCACCAGCTCATTGATATGCCCTGGAGGGCCTAGGAAAATCACCAGTACTTTGTGTAAAACTAGCAGAAAAATCACACGGAATATGCATTAATCTTCGGAACTGCACTGGATTGACTGATTTACTGATTGACTCATGCGATGGCAATGGAGGATCGCAACCGCATCTGGACCACCGGCAACATCAATCATGGCTTCTTCGGGGACaatctgcagcagcagcaactgccaCTTCAGAGATTGCAGACACCGGGTGAGTTCAAATCACAATTTTCTTATTAACAATATATTCTATGGATTTGTGTGAACTCAATTCTGTTAAACTcactttaaataaaaagtttcGAAAAGTGACAAAGGAAAAGTAGGATAGTCGTTTCGTAAGATTTTTAATTGTAGTGCCTAATTTATGAAATGAATTCTATGCAAAAGAGTTACAGTACATTTGCAATTCAAAGGAACTTTAATTTTCTGGCCAGATTgcaatataaatataaatgtaattGACCAATTTCTTAAGTTGACAATGGTTTaaacataattaaaatgcTTTTCTCCTTTGtcaattaaaataagaaacaaatcTGGGAACTCAAGCATAAGGCAAgcttttccttccattttttaaTTACACCTAAGTTAGTCATAATTGCAAAGCCTTCAAAATTTTCTGCAATTACATTTCCAATGACAATTGTTTACGAGTAcatataaatgtttaaacgAGGCCTTTCTTAAGGTTATCAATATTATCGCGAACCCAAATTAGCAAAATGTGCCTTGCCTTAGTTTAATATAGCTATATAATTTGTCCCAGAAAATCTGTTTTAGGTTACATATGTAAACTAAAAATTGCAAAGGGCTAAGTAAGTTGTTCTTTATTGCGATATAAGTGAAATGCATTCGTAATTGAATGAGTCATGAACACGTACTTATTGGATGTTCATATAAATATCTGGTATAATAAGGCACTTTGTGGTACTTGAATCCGTCCAATAAGCAATTTAAATGGCTAACCGCAAAACTTTAAAGATCCGTTTGAGAAAACTACTGGACAGATTTACAAAGTGTGACGGGTTTTTTGAATCTACCGGAACAAGCCATCGTAATACGATCCGAAACTTTTATTTCTTAAGGTGATCAGCCAGTTCAAGGCCCATTTAGGAGTTCCAACCATTGCGTATTCCTTATGTTGTCCATCGTCCTGGGGTCGAAGAGTGCTATTGTCCTCGCCATCCGTTTCATTTCCAGAATATCCAATGCTGTTATCGTCCTCTTCTGCTGGTACCAcagtattttcattttctttttctGGAAGCGAAGAATCGAAAGCTCTTCTTGGCTGCCGTCTCCTATTGGCCCTCACTGCAACCCTTTGGGTTTTTGGTCTACCGGTGCTAGCCAATTCTCTAAACACCACAATGCGATCGTGCATGATGAAACCAACCATCATTAGAGCCACTACCATGAACACCAAACAGTCGAGAATGCTCGATATCATTTTGTAAGGTCTAGCGATCTTGGTCTCGAATCTCGCTGCCTCTTCGAAGATCTCGATTGTATTGTAGACATCGTCGGCCATTCCAAAAAGATTGGTCTCGATTTCAGATGTATTGAAGATTAGTTCGGATAAAGAGcgaaacattttttataggctttttttaatttttgaattttgtacATCTGACAAAGGACTGAAAGCTGTCAAATTTAAATAGTAATAATAGTAACATACAATCCGACATCATAGTTGGGAAAATGGCTTTTATATTACAGATCCCGataaattttagttttatcaAAACTGCTTTGAAGATTATACTGAACAACGAATGGTATAAGAGAAGTGAATTACTACCATTAGATGTTTGACCAACAGAAGTCTTACTGTGCTTATTTCGCATGCAAATTTGAGATCACGTAGTGCGGcttaatgggctttgattttttaaaatgggtTAAACTGCTGCCGGACACGCGAAATGTTTTGGGGCCATTGAACCGGACGTTGTCACCAGTTCCTAACGCCCGTTGTCTGTGGCTATGTAAATATATGGCCATGCAGTTCTGCATTCGTAGGACGTTTCCAGTGACAGGTGTATGCATTAGCCAGGCGATTAGGGACACCCAGCGGAGTGGAATGGGCTCACCTGTCCAATGACGACATGGACAGGGACGGCAAATTGCGCCAGATCAAGATAAGATGGTATACACGAACGACGACGAactgctgtgggggtggttgGTGTTGGGGGGACAAACAAAATTGACAACATTTGACTAATTAGTGTTAATAAAACGTGTCTCTCTGCCTATAAAACTTCGATTGAAATCCATTTCTCAAATCTGATTGCACCTGGTCGAACGCCAATTAGTACTCAGTCTTTTGCATTGTAATCAAAGATGGTTAAAATCCAACTACAGGTAACCTCAGCCTTCTATCGGCACCGATTCGAGCCAATGGCAGTGGCAATGGAAACGCCAATGCCAATGGAAATGGACATGGACCCAGTTCAGCCACTGAGAGTGCGAATGGAAAACAACTGCCCTATGAGCCCATATCCCCCAATCTAATTGGCATACAATCCAAGTGAGTGAACTACCATTAACTTTTCTGTTGTCTTGTATTCTAATGATCTGTTCTCTTAGGTTTCGTAGGAGTTACTACCACAAAGTGGTTCTAGGTGGACTCCTGGCTCTAGTAATCATTCTGCTGATAGCAATCATAGTCGTAAGCGTAGGCCGTGAGTATTTGAAACCCTTTTTACGTATACCTAGACTTAGTAATTAAAACCAGATTCTAGCATACGATTTAAGGCGATTTTTGGTTGTTAAAAAAAGAGTTATGTTAAAATTAATTGATATAATAAAAACTTACCTCTATTTCCAATTTTCAGTTAAGAAATCCAGCTCGATTTGCCGGAGCAAGGAGTGCATCCGCACAGCGGCCAGCCTCATCTATGCGATGGACGAGCAGACTGATCCCTGCGAGGACTTCTACCAATTCACCTGCGGCAGGTGGGCCAACGAGCATCCGCGTCCGGATTCGGTGACCTCGAACGATTGGTTCCGGGAGCGACAGGCACACATAATGCGCGTG is from Drosophila suzukii chromosome 3, CBGP_Dsuzu_IsoJpt1.0, whole genome shotgun sequence and encodes:
- the spz gene encoding protein spaetzle isoform X4; translated protein: MMMMTPMWVTLLKVLVVFLALFTSIVYINIEIMKRQEAELKAAKAEADYKALLACTMKSESGRSGCYHLQTTTTDSASFMPIPTQRGGTSQSPNRNQKHNQNQSPIPDPNRHYHQYHSLSQSDQDQYFKVQRSPDGKLNLVFNDTFVSLQNVSAEVQSDQPQHLQRHPSDTFVFPDSPLATYRPPLTPPQPLVNATNRLKPCRNNSSDQLKTFCTEVDDYPNLSKFKVKLEQTYAKFFMNNAQPTDVSSRVGGDPDEMYLCKSNRRLIFPKKGQKSDNTWQLIVNDEEYKQGIQIEECEGDGKPCDFASNFPQHYRPICKQHYIQQTLVSIQGDDVGQGSFKIPSCCKCALKIL
- the spz gene encoding protein spaetzle isoform X2, yielding MMMMTPMWVTLLKVLVVFLALFTSIVYINIEIMKRQEAELKAAKAEADYKALLACTMKSESGRSGCYHLQYEAKDYDGIIKDLFKITNDEGVVLFNTTTTDSASFMPIPTQRGGTSQSPNRNQKHNQNQSPIPDPNRHYHQYHSLSQSDQDQYFKVQRSPDGKLNLVFNDTFVSLQNVSAEVQSDQPQHLQRHPSDTTYRPPLTPPQPLVNATNRLKPCRNNSSDQLKTFCTEVDDYPNLSKFKVKLEQTYAKFFMNNAQPTDVSSRVGGDPDEMYLCKSNRRLIFPKKGQKSDNTWQLIVNDEEYKQGIQIEECEGDGKPCDFASNFPQHYRPICKQHYIQQTLVSIQGDDVGQGSFKIPSCCKCALKIL
- the spz gene encoding protein spaetzle isoform X6, with protein sequence MMMMTPMWVTLLKVLVVFLALFTSYEAKDYDGIIKDLFKITNDEGVVLFNTTTTDSASFMPIPTQRGGTSQSPNRNQKHNQNQSPIPDPNRHYHQYHSLSQSDQDQYFKVQRSPDGKLNLVFNDTFVSLQNVSAEVQSDQPQHLQRHPSDTFVFPDSPLATYRPPLTPPQPLVNATNRLKPCRNNSSDQLKTFCTEVDDYPNLSKFKVKLEQTYAKFFMNNAQPTDVSSRVGGDPDEMYLCKSNRRLIFPKKGQKSDNTWQLIVNDEEYKQGIQIEECEGDGKPCDFASNFPQHYRPICKQHYIQQTLVSIQGDDVGQGSFKIPSCCKCALKIL
- the spz gene encoding protein spaetzle isoform X5; protein product: MMMMTPMWVTLLKVLVVFLALFTSIVYINIEIMKRQEAELKAAKAEADYKALLACTMKSESGRSGCYHLQYEAKDYDGIIKDLFKITNDEGVVLFNTTTTDSASFMPIPTQRGGTSQSPNRNQKHNQNQSPIPDPNRHYHQYHSLSQSDQDQYFKNVSAEVQSDQPQHLQRHPSDTTYRPPLTPPQPLVNATNRLKPCRNNSSDQLKTFCTEVDDYPNLSKFKVKLEQTYAKFFMNNAQPTDVSSRVGGDPDEMYLCKSNRRLIFPKKGQKSDNTWQLIVNDEEYKQGIQIEECEGDGKPCDFASNFPQHYRPICKQHYIQQTLVSIQGDDVGQGSFKIPSCCKCALKIL
- the spz gene encoding protein spaetzle isoform X3; this encodes MMMMTPMWVTLLKVLVVFLALFTSIVYINIEIMKRQEAELKAAKAEADYKALLACTMKSESGRSGCYHLQYEAKDYDGIIKDLFKITNDEGVVLFNTTTTDSASFMPIPTQRGGTSQSPNRNQKHNQNQSPIPDPNRHYHQYHSLSQSDQDQYFKNVSAEVQSDQPQHLQRHPSDTFVFPDSPLATYRPPLTPPQPLVNATNRLKPCRNNSSDQLKTFCTEVDDYPNLSKFKVKLEQTYAKFFMNNAQPTDVSSRVGGDPDEMYLCKSNRRLIFPKKGQKSDNTWQLIVNDEEYKQGIQIEECEGDGKPCDFASNFPQHYRPICKQHYIQQTLVSIQGDDVGQGSFKIPSCCKCALKIL
- the spz gene encoding protein spaetzle isoform X7, translating into MMMMTPMWVTLLKVLVVFLALFTSTTTTDSASFMPIPTQRGGTSQSPNRNQKHNQNQSPIPDPNRHYHQYHSLSQSDQDQYFKVQRSPDGKLNLVFNDTFVSLQNVSAEVQSDQPQHLQRHPSDTFVFPDSPLATYRPPLTPPQPLVNATNRLKPCRNNSSDQLKTFCTEVDDYPNLSKFKVKLEQTYAKFFMNNAQPTDVSSRVGGDPDEMYLCKSNRRLIFPKKGQKSDNTWQLIVNDEEYKQGIQIEECEGDGKPCDFASNFPQHYRPICKQHYIQQTLVSIQGDDVGQGSFKIPSCCKCALKIL
- the spz gene encoding protein spaetzle isoform X1, whose amino-acid sequence is MMMMTPMWVTLLKVLVVFLALFTSIVYINIEIMKRQEAELKAAKAEADYKALLACTMKSESGRSGCYHLQYEAKDYDGIIKDLFKITNDEGVVLFNTTTTDSASFMPIPTQRGGTSQSPNRNQKHNQNQSPIPDPNRHYHQYHSLSQSDQDQYFKVQRSPDGKLNLVFNDTFVSLQNVSAEVQSDQPQHLQRHPSDTFVFPDSPLATYRPPLTPPQPLVNATNRLKPCRNNSSDQLKTFCTEVDDYPNLSKFKVKLEQTYAKFFMNNAQPTDVSSRVGGDPDEMYLCKSNRRLIFPKKGQKSDNTWQLIVNDEEYKQGIQIEECEGDGKPCDFASNFPQHYRPICKQHYIQQTLVSIQGDDVGQGSFKIPSCCKCALKIL